The nucleotide window TAGAAAGAGTTAAAAATCGAACATTCTTTAATTTGCTATGCTGTACCCGTTTTCTTACTGTGTTGTTGCCTTTGCTAAAATTCAATTGCTCATCTGACTGACGAAATCATTAATGTGGCGCTTTAAATCGTGTACACCATTTTTTCATAAGTTCTTCAACGCTAGCATCCATGCGGGTACCAACACCACCCCACACAAGCATGTGCCCAACATCCTCAACCGATGACCCCGTAACCTCGTACACAACTTTAAACCCAAGTCTAGTGTAGAACCGAACCAACGGtgaaaaaaacaactaatttaGTTAACTCTTCTAGTCCCATGTCGAGAATAGTACCTTGTTTAACAAATTTGAGAAGGGCTTATATAGCTGGATAGGTCATTCTCGTTTGGATGTCTTTGCtgcattataaaatttaatatggtaTCAGAACCATACCGTGGCTGcccaaagataaataaaaaggtGTGAAGTTTTGGATAAGGTTGGTGAGAAGAGAACCTTGGAATGGTAAAGATCCGAATCATTGATGGACAATAGCTGCGCTGTTTTGCATCCGCTATCATAACCATGTCGAATTGCAACGGCTCCGATGAACAAGCCAAGGCCAAAGATTGATTTCTCCATGCCCAGTGTCTCTCTTTGTAGTTTGATTGAGTCCAAGTGAAGAATTTTGCCTCCTACCCAGAATCTTATGAACCCTTCGGCCTTTCCGAGCTCTTTGTCCGTTACCACGCTTCTTGCTGTGATTCTGAAAAAGGGTTCCAATGTTTTGAGCTCAAGGTCGAGTTTCTGCGCTCTTGATGAGTCTAGAATTTCGGACAAGGTTTCGTTGGTAGTAGCTTTTGCACTCGCGGGTGGGAATCTGGGTTTTTGAAGGGAGTGTGAGTTGAAGTGGGGTGAGATTGAAGTGAGAGGGTGTGAAATTGGAATATTTGCAGGAACAGGAAGTTGAGTTCTGGTCTGCAATGGGGggtttaaggataaaaatgcgTTGTGGCATAAATTCATCCCCGAGGGAGGCCAAAGGAGTGTCATGTAGCCAATGAAGAAGTCaattagagatttttttttgtatagagGTTTCATTCAACTCATTTTACAGACAAGTAGAGACAACTGAATGGAGAAATACCAAGGGAAGACAAATAAATGTGGAGAACTGTAgatgatatttatattttattgaaacaaaaaatatttagtatttttaaaaacttcatGCCAAACCTtggaatgaaatttattttgaagagGAAGTAATTACAGCTCAAGAGGATTTAATTTACTTCGAAAGATCTTGCTAATGAATAATTTCAAAGCATTTATACTTTATCCGTTTTTATGTAAATGGAATAGAGAGAGGAGGATTcaagaatttatttttgttactaaaatttatctttaaatttcaaaatacaaGTAAACAATGTTAGTCGAACAATCGGTGAGGGTGGTGCAAAGCATAAATCAAAGTGTACAATTGAAATAGATATTGAATAAGatgataaagaaagaaagaaaaaagtgaaaaaacatcttccaactatttttatttttaaaaaaaattaactttaaaaaaatttatagatttTAGATGAAAAAATGATTTCTTTTGTATCAACCTCATAGCTCATGTATCATTTAAGggagataattatattttaatcatatatataagaataagattattataaaaaacaaaggTATCTCATACGGTATTTAATATATTCATAGGTCTAGGAGATGAATTTAATACTATTAGTTAAATTTggataattttatatcatttgatTTACATGTTTGATGGTAGATGGAAAATTAAATATCTAATAGTGTATTTtagataattataatattagtatgaaatatttattaactcTTTTATGATTAATCTTTGTTGAAAGATTTGGGATGTCTTAATAAGGTCTCCTCtcctaattatatatttttttattaataagattTTAACTTGAAATCTTACTTGAAAGCCTAAGCATAATCCCAATTAGACCAACAATTTATTGATTAATTATCATATATCTAGTAACCtacaattattttgaaataaagaatgaaactctcaatttatattttatatcattaagCGCATATGAATTGATTATCTCAAGGTTATTATCACTTAACTAATGACTTGAGTTCTAAGTTATGTGTATACAATATAGTTCaaataatattgttttcatTAAATGATACcttattttttgatttatttttaaaatccattatctgtttttagttttaactaaaaaaaacagaattcaataaacatgcCGGTGCAAAAATTTTATCTCTTGAGAATTAGTAGTTCAACCTTACAGTTTTGTCACAGTTGGAAAATACTATGAGttcaaaaaagtattaaatatatatattttttgaattggtCATACCTAGACTCGTGaactaaaaatttcaaattatttatcaatgaaTTTATCAGTATAAAATGCAGGTTAAATCAACTTATtttaaacaagagagaaaatattttctttttaaaatcacatttgatattacttagaaaaaataaaattagagtataaaatacattattatttgtttcttataaaaaagagattactttttaatttgttgagatttttttaataaaaatttagagattatttttaaaaacttaatctAATTTTGAACATACAAAAGGTCAACCGATCAAAAAGTAGAAAATTAAAACGAGTTCATCACCACTTTAGTCTCCAAAGTTGTAATGGTTAGCTAAATTATTCCctaaaactaataaaacaacaaaagaaatatttgaaaCTGCACTTTTAATCTCCGGAGTCTATGTTTATATttgtatggaaaaaaaattaaaatttaagataatatttttttattaaattatacaaatacactaatgatatatataaaatattctatACCGACTTTGGCGGTTGCAAATGAGAAAAAggattattttaacattttattaatttgaataattattaaaatttcagaaaataaatcggtaaattacttaattaaaatttatctttaatttttaaaaataatcaattatccaTTGTaataatatgaagaaaaaaattaaaatacacccGCCcatattttaactattatttttatttcacgcACTTCCCATAATAACAAGGATTTGGAGTTTTACCAGAAGACGCAAACCCGGAGCCCTAACCTTGGGCACAGGTAACCAACaatggcggcggcggcggcggcaaAGCGTTGCCACTACGAAGTCCTCGGCCTCCCCCGCGACTGCGCCCCCGACGAGATCCGCTCCGCCTACCGCCGCCTCGCCCTGCAGCGCCACCCCGACAAGCTCGTGAAATCGGGTATCTCCCAAGAAGAAGCCACCGCGCAGTTCCAGGAACTCCAGCACGCCTACGAAGTCCTCTCCGACCCCAAGGAACGCGCCTGGTACGACTCCCACCGCTCCCAAATCCTCTTCTCCGACCCCAACACCGTCTCCAACTCCTTCGTCCCCGacctcttctccttcttctccaaCACCGTCTATTCCGGCTACTCCGACACCGCAAAGGGATTCTACAAGGTCTATTCCGATGTATTCGATAAAATCCACGCCAACGAGATCAATTTCGCGCGTAAATTGGGGCTTGGTGTTGATGCGGTTAGACAGGCGCCTGTTATGGGGAACTTGGACAGCCCCTACGCGCAGGTTACCGCGTTTTATAGTTATTGGTTAGGGTTTTGTACTGTGATGGATTTTTGCTGGGTGGATGAGTACGATGTTATGGCGGGGCCGAACCGGAAGTCGCGGCGGCTTATGGAGGAAGAGAATAATAAGGCGAGGAGGAAGGCGAGGAGGGAGTATAATGATACTGTGAGGAGGTTGGGGGATTTTGTGAAGAAGAGGGATAAGAGGGTGATTGATATGAAGGTGAAGAGGAGTGTCGAGGAGGAGAGGAAGAAGGAGGATGAAAGGGAGAGGAGGAGGAGGTTGGAGAAGGAGAGGAAGGAGAGGGCTATGGCGTATGAGGAGCCGGAGTGGGCTAAGGTTGAGGAGGATGAGGAGGAGGTGGTTGAGGAGGTGGAGGAGAGGGAGAATGAGAAGGAGTTTTATTGTGTGCTGTGTAAGAAGAAGTTTAAGAGTGAGAAGCAGTGGAAGAACCATGAGCAGTCCAAGAAGCATAAGGAGAGGGTTGCCGAGTTCAGGGATTCGATTGGTGATGAGGAGgatttggaagaagaagaagaagaagaaggaaaggagggTTTGGAAAGTGAGGAGGATCAGGTTGGGGTGAATGATGAGATTGATAATGGGATTGGTGATTTGGAGGCAAGGATTAGGGAtggtgttaatgttgaagaGGGGGAGACTAGGAATGGGATTGAACTGAATGATGGTGATGAGTTTTTTGATGCCTCACGTGTGAAGGAAGGGGAAGAGGCTAATGTGAAGGTTAATTTTCGTTATGATGGcaatgatgaagatgatgaaaaTGGTGTTCTTGAAGCAATGGTGGCTGGGCACAAGAACAGAAAACCACGGGCTTCAGCACACAAACCCAAGGCTTCAGTAGCCCCGTCGCCaattgaaaatgagaatgaTGAGCTTGGCTCTAAGGAATATAACAACCGGAAGGGCGCAAGAAAGAAACGTGGAGCCAAGAAAGAGAAGGGTCGGAAAAATTGGGAAGAATCTCAGGGGGCTGCTTCCAGTGGGGATTATGAGAATATAAACAGTAATGGAAATGATAATTCTCATGCAGAGGAGTCCTGTTCCCAACATTTTGTGGAAAATGAGGATAATGGTATAGAGAATGAGCAGGTTGGTAGAGATGACAAGATTTCTAATCAACCGGCTGATAAAAAAGGTAGAGATAAGAATATTTCTCATCAACCGGCTGATACAAAAGGAGCTGGCAAGGACACAAAAACTAAAGCAAAAGTTTCATCCaaaggaagaaaaggaaaggtAAGAACTTCTGAGTAAACCTGTTCTCCTTGACTCGTGAGATATATGTAGCTGTTACTGCTGTCTTATAATATCTTGTGTTTTAGTAGTTTCCTGAACTAGAAACCCGCATTTTTCTTCCAatagttttacttttttaggGTCGCATTCGGTAGATAGGTTAAATTGGGACAAAACATATGAGATCTGTCTTATGTTTAGTGCATTTTAAAAGTAGAATGAAACCTGAAGTGATGTTTAAATTGTGGTAATGCGGTATGGTATATATTAGCGGGTAGTTACACTAATGTAGTGTTTGGTTGGTGGAAAATGGAGCAGAGGAGGCTAAATTCCCTCACTCAATTTTGGCTCCTCTGAAAATTGAGGAGACTTTGATGGGAGAGGAACTTTCACATTGATTAGACTAAATCAtctataatttaattgtttatttgaCTATTCAGATTATATAATACTCTTTTTGTCTCAAAATAAGGATCATTTTAGGTTGTTTTACATATTACATAGACttagaaaaactaataaatagatgaaagaaaataataattttgcaaAACTgactttattattaatattacattgaaaaacTAAAGTGACACTTATTAGAGGCATTAGTGGAAAATGaacaattaatattacattgaaatGGTAACATGGCACTTATTTTGGgatagtatttttttgttgcaaATGCCACACTTATTTTGGGACAGAGGAagtaataaatttgttttgagTTTAATGGCTATGCATTTACACTATGGGTGCATGACATATTTTCTCTACGCGACCATTTTGTTCTGACCACTTGACGAGTGATACCTGGAAGTATTTAGTTGGTTGAGATGACAATCCTTGCTTGTTCAGCTTTCCTATGTTTATTCTCTGTTGTAGTTTTTTTGTAGGGTTACTTCCAGTAGTTGCTATTTAGGCTGTAGCCAGGATaatattgattatgttttctggCCGTGCCTCACAATTAAGCTGGTTTTTGTGCTCTGCAATCTGATCcagattttgtttctttaataaGGTGACATCAAAGAATGTTGGCAATATTTGTGAGGCGTGTGGAGAGGAGTTTGATTCAAGGTAATTTATGCCTCttgtttatcaaattttatattgttcTAATGGTAAATCTTTTTGTTATCAGACTAAACTATTACATAACTTCGTTTGATTTGATACACAGgaataaattacataaacatCTTGGCGATTCTGGGCATGCGACAATAAAAGGTCGATAAAGGAAACTACAGTTGGAATTATTCAATTCAAGCGTTCCCCCGAGTCTTGTTCCAGTTCCagatattggcctctgctccaATTATTGGTCCAttctttaattcttaaaatatattgttaaagTCATTTTCAAGTGATCCTTAGGCAGAAAGCATTCTGTTATTTATGCCACAGTTTAGAAAGATATGGATACAGGATCTGCACAAATTTGACGGGATCCCTTTGTATGTCtagatatttttcaattttagctcccaaacaaacaaacaaaagtgtTTAAAAGAAGTACTATGATGATTTAGTAATAGAGATTGAATGattctaaattttctttttaatacttTAAGATATTGGGTTcgattgtttaaatttatttgttaaaaaaggcttgtttttatgaataaaataagcAGTTTTAAACCATTTTTAGTATGTCtaaattgtttgttttaaaaaagcagattttttttaagaagcaaattTTACTTGCTTCCTGAAAAACAactcagttttttttatttataaaaaagcactttctttttttaatttaaacatggCCGATTGGATGTGTTTGATTGTTCTAATATGCACCAATATGTCAAGGGTGCATCGATGCACCTAGCATTTGTTTgtttaatcttttcttttcaaataaataaaaaaatgattttttttttgagttagaattagtttatgttttagctaaatttagtttttaaagaagttaaaaaaaaattctctcatTATAATTAGTTcatgtataaattaaaagtagtttatggaagatttttatttttatgagtaTTTATTGAGAAGTTTATTTGAATAGAGTGTGATTGTAATTACTAAGGAGAGTCATTATTCTCACGCGAACAAAATGCTTtcatacaataattattttctcctaGGTTAGCAAGACCCGGAAACTATTTAATTCAAACATCCTGATCCTAATGTTATAAGTGAAATGTAGTGCGATTACAGTGCTGGTCGAATTGAAAATAAACTGCTAATGGGAAAAAGTTGAATAATGGATCGGTGAAAGGTACAAATGGTCAAGGTTCCAGGTTGGGATTGGCATGGTGTCACCTTTGACTTCTTTAATGGAAAAAACTCCACTTGGGATCGAGCAGTGTTGAATAATagtcttttgctttttcaactTTCATCTTTTCCCGCTTCTTCCTTTCAACATCAATTCTCCTTCCAGCACTTAGTTTCCCAATCTTGTCTTTTTCCAGGTTTCTCCTTCATCAAAGTCCCATCTTCTACTTGCACGACGGAGCCGCTGCGATCCAGCTTCTACAGTTTTTGGGCTCGGTTCTCcggtgtttttgttttttcttttcatcacaAACCTTTTCGCCATTTCAGCCAGGTTCATTGCCATGTTCcctgcaaaaaaacaaaaaaaaaaacagcaaatcAGAATCGATAGATAGGTTCAAATTTAAAGTCTATCAAATTTAGGGTGTATTTGGGATAACTACGAAAATTAGGTTATTTCAGTAATTGTTATAATAAAttgtaatcaaaattaattcttgAAAGGGTAAGTTTGGTGGAAAAtggtttgaaaataattaatttcctttggatgcaacaaaaaattaaattttacataataaaaagagtataaaaaaatatttgttgaaaaataatCATCAAGCTACAAATTTTTAGATTCATgaaaaaacttcttttttttagaaaaaaagttttcaataaatttcagttGATTCCCGAACATCTagcttatttttataaatagctTTTTCCTCTATAAAAACAACTGAAATTTAGGATTATAATTTTTCCCAAACATTATGGTTTGGATTCCAATTTCAGTATGTTCTTGTACATCTATTTTTCCTACTTCGGATAGTTTACCGTTGTATGGTTGATTGTCGATTAGTATGAAATTCAATTATGACATTTATTTTGAGATTGGGTACATCAAAATATACTCAACTGAATTCTCATGCAATCTTCCATGGGTCGGTATATCGCCAATTATCTTAGCCTCTTCGTTTTTCGGCTTGAGGCTGAAGAATTATGTATCCACCTAGTTGAATCACCCAATATCTCGGTTTGAGACTTCATATTGGTCTCCCTAATTTCTTCCACTGTCTTGAATTGGGTCAAGAGCCTTTTCCTCTAGTCATTTCAATCATTCACTTTGTGAATGAAAGCTGATAGATGTGGTAGAAGTTGAATAATTTCAATCTGAACTTTTGCCAAACTTTTCTGCAAGAGAGCCCGCGAATATCTCGGTTTGAGACTTCATATTGGTCTCCCCAATTTCTTCCACTATCTTGAATTAGGTTAAGAGCCTTTTCCTCTAGTCATTTTAATCATTCTCTTTGTAAATGATAGTTGTTAGATGTGGTAGAAGTTGAACAATCTCATTCTGAATTTTTGCCAAACTTTTCTGCAAGAGTCCAGCAAGCGAAAATATCAGTCTGAGACTTCATATTGGTTTCCCTATTTTCTTCCACTATCTTGAATTGGGTCATCACAATCGTTCACTTTGTGAACGGTAGCCGTTAATTGTGGTAGAAGTTGAGCAatctcattttgaatttttgccaAACTTTTCTGCAAGAGAGTCCTACAAGTGAAAATATTGATTTGATACTTCATATTGGTCTCCCTAATTTCTTCCACTGTCTTGAATTGGGTCAAGAGATTTGCCTTTTCGGCCTTTAATTTGGTTAAGCACTCTAACTCCTTCTCACTTTGCTCCTTACACTTTAAATTTGCCTCATACTGTGATTCCAAATCTCTGAAGAGAAGAGTAATTCGGCCATAAATGGTTTTTTCATCCTCAAAGACCACCTGGTTGTCAGTCGCATAAGCCATCTTGAGCAACGACGTCTGGAAGGAGTTCACATGTTTTGGATCTTCAAGCAAGTTGAATGATAGTCATGGTTGCACATAGGTCTTATGCTTGGCCAAAAGAGAGTTATCTTTAGGGCCTTGAGGGATAGTTTGGGAAGACTTGAAGTAGTTAGTGAGGACCTCCTTAGGTATTGGTGGGGAATTGATGGTTCACATGAGTGGTTGCAAGACTAGCTGCTTGCCTAGAAGTAGCAATATTCTCTGGTTCAATCATTGATCTTGGTGGCTTGAATAAAAAAGACTTCtaactctctttttcttcttctcaaccTGTAAAACATAATAGGCATTATCAAATGACTAATTCTTAAAATGGAAGAAGTAAATACAAATGGACAACCTGTCCAAAGGCTTCTAAGTTACTCCTTTATCATTTGGTGACCGCCTTAGAAGTAGGAATCGCCAATGTAATAGGAAGATGAGTGATCTAGAGACAAATTTTCTTAGTGTCCCTATAGAAATCCCAGTTGGGGATTTTTCCATAGGCTACACATCAATTAATGAAATTGTCATTATAACAACTAAATGAGGCAAAAAAGGGGCAATTATGTTAGCATTAAAAATGAATGATTTTGCTATTTTTCAAACAACTGGGTCGGGCCAATTATAAGTGGGCCTGCAGTAGGCAAAAAGTGGGATGTGGCAGCAGTCTGAGACATTATCAAATCGACATTACAACTGACCATGATCTCTTATGATTTCCATAGAGTGTGTAGTGAGTGGTTATTCCtaagaaaaagaattaatgTCAAATCAAGCTCCTTGaccaaatcaatcaaatttaactttttccaataatttctttcctttattAACAACTTTCCTCTACCACATTTCCCCTGGTGTAGCTTAGCATATCCAACATTAGTTACATGATTAGCAAAAAAATTTTTGGAGTTGATTGGAACATAATCAAGAAACAAATTCACTTCCTCAAATCAATCGCCTAAAAGGGAATTGCATAATTTCTTGTTAGTAGTGTTGTTAGCAAAGAGCCCGAAATTCACCATATACATATGGTAGATGGCATAGAGGCAAATGGCAGAAAGACAACgaatataaatactaaaaaatagtGTACATATGAAacagtaaatataataaaaaactaaaaaatgaaaacaaagaaaaagaaagcataaaaagaggaagaaagcagaaaaaatatcaaaacacaACATCTAAATcataaaacaactttttttatataaaaaaatagagcaaaagaaagaagaagagatgtTGGTTAATGGttacaatattaaaaagaataatcaaataaaacaaaaaaaattgaagaatttaacaaatattttttacaacaaaaaaactaattgaaaaaacaaagaaaatggtaCTCAACATAGATGGCAATAATCA belongs to Glycine soja cultivar W05 chromosome 5, ASM419377v2, whole genome shotgun sequence and includes:
- the LOC114411805 gene encoding uncharacterized protein LOC114411805 isoform X1, producing the protein MKPLYKKKSLIDFFIGYMTLLWPPSGMNLCHNAFLSLNPPLQTRTQLPVPANIPISHPLTSISPHFNSHSLQKPRFPPASAKATTNETLSEILDSSRAQKLDLELKTLEPFFRITARSVVTDKELGKAEGFIRFWVGGKILHLDSIKLQRETLGMEKSIFGLGLFIGAVAIRHGYDSGCKTAQLLSINDSDLYHSKQRHPNENDLSSYISPSQIC
- the LOC114411806 gene encoding DNAJ protein JJJ1 homolog; its protein translation is MAAAAAAKRCHYEVLGLPRDCAPDEIRSAYRRLALQRHPDKLVKSGISQEEATAQFQELQHAYEVLSDPKERAWYDSHRSQILFSDPNTVSNSFVPDLFSFFSNTVYSGYSDTAKGFYKVYSDVFDKIHANEINFARKLGLGVDAVRQAPVMGNLDSPYAQVTAFYSYWLGFCTVMDFCWVDEYDVMAGPNRKSRRLMEEENNKARRKARREYNDTVRRLGDFVKKRDKRVIDMKVKRSVEEERKKEDERERRRRLEKERKERAMAYEEPEWAKVEEDEEEVVEEVEERENEKEFYCVLCKKKFKSEKQWKNHEQSKKHKERVAEFRDSIGDEEDLEEEEEEEGKEGLESEEDQVGVNDEIDNGIGDLEARIRDGVNVEEGETRNGIELNDGDEFFDASRVKEGEEANVKVNFRYDGNDEDDENGVLEAMVAGHKNRKPRASAHKPKASVAPSPIENENDELGSKEYNNRKGARKKRGAKKEKGRKNWEESQGAASSGDYENINSNGNDNSHAEESCSQHFVENEDNGIENEQVGRDDKISNQPADKKGRDKNISHQPADTKGAGKDTKTKAKVSSKGRKGKVTSKNVGNICEACGEEFDSRNKLHKHLGDSGHATIKGR
- the LOC114411805 gene encoding uncharacterized protein LOC114411805 isoform X2, encoding MKPLYKKKSLIDFFIGYMTLLWPPSGMNLCHNAFLSLNPPLQTRTQLPVPANIPISHPLTSISPHFNSHSLQKPRFPPASAKATTNETLSEILDSSRAQKLDLELKTLEPFFRITARSVVTDKELGKAEGFIRFWVGGKILHLDSIKLQRETLGMEKSIFGLGLFIGAVAIRHGYDSGCKTAQLLSINDSDLYHSKTWV